The following is a genomic window from Methanolinea sp..
CCTCAGCCCAAAGCTCCACATGCTCCATCTCCTCCCCGGGATAGGGAAGAAGCTCATGTGGGAGATCCTCGAGGAGAGGGAGAAGAAACCCTTCGAGAGCTTCGCCGAGATCAGCCAGCGGATAAAGTCCATTCCCCACCCCGAGAAGATGATCATCGCGCGCGTGCTGGAAGAATTGCAGGATCCGTCCGTGAAGTACCACCTTTTCACGTCCCGATGAGCGCCCCGTTTGACCAGCACTTCCTCGTGGACAAGAAGGCAATCGAGCGCATCGCGGGGATCATCAGGGTCGGAGGCAGGCGTGTCCTCGAGATAGGGCCCGGGCACGGGGAACTCACCGCGGCCCTCCTAGGGCGGGGGGCGACGGTCGTCGCCGTGGAGATCGACCCGCACCTCGCGGAGGGACTCGCGGAGAGGTTTGCGAGCGAGGTCGCGGAGGGGAGGCTCGTCGTCGTGCGCGGGAATGCAGTCACGTGCCCCCTGCCCGCATTCGACGTCGTCGTCTCGAACCTCCCCTACTCGGCCTCCTCGAGGATCACGTTCCGCCTCCTCGAGCTCGGGTTCGAGGAAGCGGTCCTGATGTACCAGAGCGAGTTTGCAGAAAGGATGCTCGCCCCTGCAGGGACGCCGGGGTGCGGGAGGCTCTCGGTGA
Proteins encoded in this region:
- the rsmA gene encoding 16S rRNA (adenine(1518)-N(6)/adenine(1519)-N(6))-dimethyltransferase RsmA codes for the protein MSAPFDQHFLVDKKAIERIAGIIRVGGRRVLEIGPGHGELTAALLGRGATVVAVEIDPHLAEGLAERFASEVAEGRLVVVRGNAVTCPLPAFDVVVSNLPYSASSRITFRLLELGFEEAVLMYQSEFAERMLAPAGTPGCGRLSVMVQTYCAARRVFDLPPQAFSPRPKVRSTVVHVVPRGPLFPIRDEALYARVVKALFSHRRKTVRNSLRSAGSMLEKDFVDHLLANLPEEILSARPEELYLEDFATIANMGKA